The Pseudomonas viciae genomic interval CAAGCTCTGCTTCTTTCATTTCTATACGATCAGGAAAGCCTGGTTTGCTGTCAACGAGATGACGCTCTACCCCTCTTGACGCGAGTTCTTCAGCAGACAATCCAAACAGTGTGCGAAATGACTCAGGGGCCAGGCCTGTGATGCGAAAGTCCATGATGGGCGCCTCTTGATGTGGGCGTCCATAAGGCGATAACCAGATCTGTATTCGCGATCCGATTCTTGCGGCCAAAAAATCAATGCCCCCCGGACAAGGCTTTTCGAAGGAGCCGCCATCCACGGCACTGATTGTTCTCTGTTATTGAATTCAGATGGCAATCCAGCAGGGTTTATCTCACAAACCCAAACAAGAAGAATGCGCTCCATGGGCTTGCGCCCTTCCCTCCCAGATCTGTTTCACACCCACGGAGCAAACCGATGCCATTCGCCAACTACAAATTCCCGGAAGGAATCCTGGACCACGCCCGCAAAGAAGAGATCATCCATCGCACCACGCAGATGTTCGTCGAGTATTTCGGCGAGCAGGTTCGTCCATTCACCATGGTCCTGGTCGAAGAAGTGGCAGATGGCGGCTGGGGCCGCGCCGACGAGACGCTGACGCTTGAGAAGATGGGGTTGCCAGCCAAGGGACAATAACGCCTTCGCAAGCCCGAGACGCCCATCCTGGCGGTCATCGATCACGACCGCTCGTTGACTACCAGGGACTTTCCATGACCACGGAAAACGCATCATCGTTGCGCCCCGCTTTAGCCGCTGTGAACGCACGGGCCGCCAGCTTCGAACCTTATCTGTACGCCCTGCTGCGAATCACCTTCGCCGTGATCCTTTTTACCCACGGATTGCCGAAGGTTCTGCGCACCTCCCACGGATCGATGGCCGACCCAATGGCCGGGTCGATCAACCTCATCCAGAACGTGATGGGCTTACCTTTCGCTGCGCAACTCGCCTTCCTGGTCATGCTGCTGGAGACGGCAGGTGCGCTCATGCTGGCAACCGGGCTCGGCACGAGGTTGATAGCGCTGCTCGTCACACTTGAAATGGTTGCAATCAGCTATGCGCTCGGGCCGACCTGGCCCTGGATAGATCGAGGCATCGAGTTTCCTGTGCTGATGGGAGTTCTTGCCCTGTACATCGTCGCTCGCGGAGGCGGAGCCTATTCGTTGGACTCACGCTTGCGGCCGCGCGGCCTCAACATCTGAACCTGGGATATGGCCCTCCTGGTCCAGCGGTTAGTGGATATCACGATGTCGCCGCAACCACTCATCGACAACATCTCCCAACGTCTTGGTAACGTCATTGCGCACCCAAGCCATGAAATCCCTGTCGAATTTAAAGTCCACGCCGCAGTGTTCCACCATGAACCTGCGAACGTTCTGTGTATTCCTGTAGCCTTTACAAACCAGCGTATCTCTTGTGAGCGGGTCACTGTGCCAATTGAAACTCATGGGCAAATTCCTTACGCAGCGCTGTGACTCATACATTCATGGCAGACACCCATCCTACGAATCGGCTGCCTGATTTCTTGCAATCGGTATCCACACCTCTACGTAGCCCTTCCCTTGGGACGGCTCAAAATCAGCACTGTATTGCTCGAACTCAGGAGCGTCTGCAAGCTCGTATTCAGACTCAGGCAACCAGTGGTTGAAAATGCTGAAGAACGTCTGATGGATCGTCGAGATATGGCCCAGGTGTCGAAACACGGCATAGTTTTTCCGCGGCACTCTGAAGTGTCGAAAAACGGCGGGAAGATCGTCGACGCGGGACACCTCAGTGCCGGCAATGTACTCGAAACTGCCATCCTCTGCGGGATTGCAGCACAGGCCGTAGGTCCAAGTGCTTATCTGATCGGGCATCCGCTCAATGTAAGGAGCGAAGGCTTGCCACAAACCCACGATGCCTTCGTTCTTGTCGAAGGTAAAACGCTCGCCCAGACCCGCAATGAAAAACTCGGATCGGGTTTCAAAGCGAGGCTCGGAGAGTGTTATGAGTTTGCGTTCTTTCATGCGTAAAGGCTCCACCAATGGAAGATTCTCATCCTTGTGCTCACGAACCTGCTTCGGAGTGCGCCCAAACAGATCGCAGAAAGCACGCGTAAAAGCCTCATGGGAGCCGTAGCCGGCATCCAGTGCTACCTGCAGGATATCCGGCGCCCCCCGGCGCAATGTGAGAGCTGCCTGGCTCAAACGCCGCGCGCGGATGTAACGCATCACCGACCAACCCGTCGACAGCGCAAACAAACGAGCCAGTGCAAAAGAAGACAGCTTGCAATGCTGCGCAACACGCCCCAGATCGAGGTTCGACCCCAGCTCCAGTTCGATGTACCACAGCGCTCTTTCAATGTTGCGCATGACGATGCTCCTTGAAAACTGGGGCAACGTTAGCAAATGAATAGGTTGGGTATTTGATCGTTCTTGTGATTTTTGCTTTCGACTCGAAGCGTGTAAAAAACTTCAGTGTCACACTAACGTGATTGCCGACACTCACCCGCAATAAGGGGAAGACTCACGGGAGTGCTTAAATCGCTGCCCGCAACTCACGTGGCGATAGACCGTAGTGTGAGCGAAAGCGCACCGCAAAACGTGAGGCCGAGGCGTAACCGCAGGCGCCGGCAATTTCACCAATGGGACGAGAAGTTGTCTGCAGCCATTGCAACGCTGCCGCCAGTCGAACGCCCTCCAGAATATCGCGGAAACTGTCCCCCTCATTCGCCAGTTGACGACGCAAGGTCGACTCACCCAGGTTCAGATGTTGGGCAACGCTCGCAACCGTCCAATCACTCTGTGGGCTGCCCATCACCAACTGCTGCACGCGCTCGGAAATCGGATCGTCGCGCCCCATCAGCAGCGGCCCGAGCTGGCCGCCAAGGCACAGGCTCAGAAGGACCGCTTCCCCGTAGAGGGTGCGTAATGCATCCGGGGCATTCCCGTTGATGGCGGCCAACAACTGATCCCATGCCTGTGTTGTGTGTCTGTCCAACCGCACGCACAGCTCGGTCTTCAACACGCCGCTGTGGCTCATGATCTGCTGGCTATATCGAGCGCTGAAGTTGCGCAATATCGAGACGGGGAAGGACACCGCATCGGCGATGTAGTGTCCGTGAGGGCCAGGGATATTGGAGATACCCAGTTCGCGCCCGGCCGGCATCAGAATCAGATGTTGCGGCCCTGCACGCATTTGCCGGTCATCCCATTGCAGCAGCTTTTCCCCCTGCCGCACCCGACATAAGGTGCTCACGAACACCGGCACCCTTGTCAACGTAACGGGCAGGCGCGACCGTATGACACTCGCATCGATAATATTTTGCCGGTGCTGTATGCCGTCACAAGGGTGCATCGTTCTTAACGCCCGTAAGTTGAAGTAATGGTCGCTTTGGCCAAGGCGTTGGCATTGAGCATATACCCCACCAAGGCTCCGCTGGCCTGGCTGTCGAGCGGTAGCTTATCGACTTTCAATGCCCATACGGTGAATTGATAGCGATGGGGTTTATCCCCTACTGGAGGACAAGCACCGCCAAACGCTGACTGACCATAATCTGTCCGCCCTTGTACTGCACCGGCAGGCAAACTCGACCCGGCTCCGCTTGGCAGGCTATGGAGAGAAGCTGGCAGGTTAAAGACCGTCCAATGCCACCAGCCGCTACCGGTCGGTGCATCGGGATCGTAGACCGTGATCGCGTAACTTCGGGTACCTGCGGGGGCGTTCGCCCATGAAAGTTCGGGGGAGGTGTTGCCACCTTCGCAACCGAAGCCCTGGAACACTTCGCGACGGGTCAGCGGACGATTGTCCGCAATATCCTGGCTGGTCAGTGAAAAGTCAGCAGCGTAGCCACTCAATGAAACGAGCATTGAGAGTGCAGGCAAAATTAATCTGATGTTCATCGCGACTCCATCTGGGGCTAAAAATGAAGCACGAGTCTAGGTTGAACAAAGAGTGGCTACTGTGCCGAAATGCTCGACAACTGTGCCGAAACGCTCGATTGCACCTGAGTTGAC includes:
- a CDS encoding tautomerase family protein — encoded protein: MPFANYKFPEGILDHARKEEIIHRTTQMFVEYFGEQVRPFTMVLVEEVADGGWGRADETLTLEKMGLPAKGQ
- a CDS encoding DoxX family protein is translated as MTTENASSLRPALAAVNARAASFEPYLYALLRITFAVILFTHGLPKVLRTSHGSMADPMAGSINLIQNVMGLPFAAQLAFLVMLLETAGALMLATGLGTRLIALLVTLEMVAISYALGPTWPWIDRGIEFPVLMGVLALYIVARGGGAYSLDSRLRPRGLNI
- a CDS encoding DUF6434 domain-containing protein; translated protein: MSFNWHSDPLTRDTLVCKGYRNTQNVRRFMVEHCGVDFKFDRDFMAWVRNDVTKTLGDVVDEWLRRHRDIH
- a CDS encoding AraC family transcriptional regulator; this encodes MRNIERALWYIELELGSNLDLGRVAQHCKLSSFALARLFALSTGWSVMRYIRARRLSQAALTLRRGAPDILQVALDAGYGSHEAFTRAFCDLFGRTPKQVREHKDENLPLVEPLRMKERKLITLSEPRFETRSEFFIAGLGERFTFDKNEGIVGLWQAFAPYIERMPDQISTWTYGLCCNPAEDGSFEYIAGTEVSRVDDLPAVFRHFRVPRKNYAVFRHLGHISTIHQTFFSIFNHWLPESEYELADAPEFEQYSADFEPSQGKGYVEVWIPIARNQAADS
- a CDS encoding helix-turn-helix transcriptional regulator; translation: MHPCDGIQHRQNIIDASVIRSRLPVTLTRVPVFVSTLCRVRQGEKLLQWDDRQMRAGPQHLILMPAGRELGISNIPGPHGHYIADAVSFPVSILRNFSARYSQQIMSHSGVLKTELCVRLDRHTTQAWDQLLAAINGNAPDALRTLYGEAVLLSLCLGGQLGPLLMGRDDPISERVQQLVMGSPQSDWTVASVAQHLNLGESTLRRQLANEGDSFRDILEGVRLAAALQWLQTTSRPIGEIAGACGYASASRFAVRFRSHYGLSPRELRAAI
- a CDS encoding kinase inhibitor, with the protein product MNIRLILPALSMLVSLSGYAADFSLTSQDIADNRPLTRREVFQGFGCEGGNTSPELSWANAPAGTRSYAITVYDPDAPTGSGWWHWTVFNLPASLHSLPSGAGSSLPAGAVQGRTDYGQSAFGGACPPVGDKPHRYQFTVWALKVDKLPLDSQASGALVGYMLNANALAKATITSTYGR